A window of Phenylobacterium sp. NIBR 498073 genomic DNA:
GACCGCCAAGGCAATGCGGCAAAAGGGAAGGGCGGGCTCGCGCAGCACCCCGAGGCCGCGGACCTCGATCAGCCCGGCGAGGGTGTCGGGGGCGCGGCCATAGAGCGCGCCTTCGCAGGCCCAGAGCGCGACCCGGTCGTCGGCCACCAGCCGGAAGCCGTGGTCGAGGGCGCGCAGGGCCAGATCGCTCTTGCCGGACCCAGAGGGGCCCTCGATCAGGACCCCGCGCCAGGCGCCGTCGACATGGGCGGCCAGCAGGCCGGCATGGAGGATCATCGCCGGGCCTCGGGCAGGGTGACGACGAAGCGGGCGCCCTCGACCGCGCCATCCGGGCCGGTGCGGTTCTCGGCGCGGATCGAACCGCCCTGGGCGGCGGCGATCTGGCGGGCGATCGACAGGCCGAGGCCCGAATTGCCGCCGAACGCCGCACCCTTGGGCCGCGAGGTGTAGAACCGCTGGAAGATGGTCTCGAGGTTGTCGGGCGGAATGCCGGGGCCGTCGTCGTCGACGGTCAGCACCGCCTGGCCGCGGCCGCGCTCGAGCTGCACGCGCACCTCGCCGCCGGGCGGGCTGAACGAGCGGGCGTTGTCGATCAGGTTGCGCAGCAGCTGGCCGAGCGGGCCCTCGCGGCCCGAGACCATGATCGGCTCCAGGGTGTCCGGGGCGGCGTAGGCGACGGCCACGTCGCCCGGCTTGGCGGTGTCCTGGTAGAGTTGGGCGACCTCGCCGATCAGCCGGCCGAGGTCGAGCGGGCGAAGGTCCTCGCGCGAGAGCTCGGCGTCCAGGCGCGAGGCGTTGGAGATGTCGGTCACCAGCCGGTCGAGCCGCTGGATGTCGTTCTTGAGGATCGCCATCAGCCGGTCGCGGGCGGCGGGATCCTTGACCAGGTCGAGGGTCTCGACCGCCGAGCGCAGCGAGGTCAGCGGGTTCTTGATCTCGTGGGCGACGTCGGCGGCGAACCGCTCGATGGCGTCCATCCGCTCGGACAGGGCGTCGGTCATGTCCTCGAGCGAGCGGGTCAGGTCGCCGAGTTCGTCGTCGCGGCGGGCCAGCTGCGGCAACGAGATCGACCGGGCCCGCGACAGTCGCACGCGGTCGGCGGCGCGCGCGAGCATCCGCACCGGCTGGGCGATCAGGTTGTTCAGCAGCAGCGACGAGACCAGGGTCACGAAGATCGCGATCAGGATGAACGGGGCCAGGGCCTGCCGTTCGGCGCGGATGATCTCGTCGACGTCGCTGGCCTCCAGGGTCAGGACCCCCAGCACGGCCTGGACGTGCTGGATCGGGATCGACACCGAGACCACCCGCTCGCCGTCCTCGGCGGTGCGCATGCCGGCCCAGTGAACGCCGCGCAGCGCCTGGCCGACCTCCATCATCAGCGCGCGCTGGGCGGCCGGAGCCGGCGGCGGCGGCGGGCGGCCGAGCTTGAGGTCGAGGGCCAGGCCGCGCTGGTCCTCGCGCGGGCGGGCCGGGGGCAGCACCTTCCATTCGACCCGGTCGGCGACCCAGTAGCTGTCGGCGATCAGGTTGCCCTGGGCGTCGAACAGCCGGGCCCGCTGCGAGCGCGGGTTGGACAGCATCTGCAGGATTTCGCTGGCCGCCTGGGCGTCGAGCTCGGGCGTCGGCTCGCCGACGGTGGCGGCGCGGTTGATCACGTTGACGATCAGCTCGCCCTGGGTGGTCAGGCTG
This region includes:
- a CDS encoding stimulus-sensing domain-containing protein; translated protein: MASDTDTAKPDPKRTARKPRPPPSGPSFFSWLPGSRLGRFIILLNVLGLAIIIAGSLLLNELRRGLVGARIDSLTTQGELIVNVINRAATVGEPTPELDAQAASEILQMLSNPRSQRARLFDAQGNLIADSYWVADRVEWKVLPPARPREDQRGLALDLKLGRPPPPPAPAAQRALMMEVGQALRGVHWAGMRTAEDGERVVSVSIPIQHVQAVLGVLTLEASDVDEIIRAERQALAPFILIAIFVTLVSSLLLNNLIAQPVRMLARAADRVRLSRARSISLPQLARRDDELGDLTRSLEDMTDALSERMDAIERFAADVAHEIKNPLTSLRSAVETLDLVKDPAARDRLMAILKNDIQRLDRLVTDISNASRLDAELSREDLRPLDLGRLIGEVAQLYQDTAKPGDVAVAYAAPDTLEPIMVSGREGPLGQLLRNLIDNARSFSPPGGEVRVQLERGRGQAVLTVDDDGPGIPPDNLETIFQRFYTSRPKGAAFGGNSGLGLSIARQIAAAQGGSIRAENRTGPDGAVEGARFVVTLPEARR
- a CDS encoding HPr kinase/phosphorylase produces the protein MILHAGLLAAHVDGAWRGVLIEGPSGSGKSDLALRALDHGFRLVADDRVALWACEGALYGRAPDTLAGLIEVRGLGVLREPALPFCRIALAVACEQHERMPEPAFKDYVGLSIPSLSLQALESSAPAKLRRALQHLGAWPDKAYLDALAVGVSPRPGGDSR